The genomic DNA ACCTGACAAGTTTTACGCGTGTCGTTGCCATCAGAAATCATACCGTGGACGCAGAGCGCGATTAATAACCGTTATGCGGAAACCTGTCAGGTTTTTTCAGAATGCTTGTGATACACTCCTTTCCAATGTGTTGGGAAAAATCTGTTGAAGTCGAATCAAACCAAACCGATCGTCATGAAGGGATAAAGCATGCGCAAAATAAGTTGTGTCCTATTGGTGTTGTTGATGGCAAATATTCTGAGCGGTTGTAACTCAACGCCTTCTTTAGCCGAAGGCAAACGCGTGGTCGGATATTATGCCCAATGGGTTGCCGATCAACGAGGCTATTTCGTCTCCAGCATCCCAGCGGACAAACTCACTCATATCAATTACGCATTTGCCAATGTGACTGACGATGGCAAATGCGTCCTTGGCGATATAGCCGCCGATACTGGGCGGATATACACCGCGAAAGAAAGCGTCAATGGGAAAGACGATTCAACCGATCCCACCGCTCTGCATGGAAACTTCAATCAATTGTTGCAACTGAAAGAAAAATATCCGCACATTCAAACGCTGATCTCAATAGGCGGCTGGACCTGGTCGGAAAATTTCTCCGACGCCTCGCTGACGGACGAATCTCGCAAGGCGTTCGTCGCTTCGTGCGTGGACTTGTTCCTCAAACAATACAAAGGTGTCTTCGACGGTATTGACATTGACTGGGAATACCCGGTCAGCGGCGGCGAGGAACCCGACAGGGCGCGCCCGGAAGATAAAGAGAATTTCACGTTGTTGTTGGCGGAATTCCGCAGTCAATTGGATGAACTCGGCAAAGCGGACGGCAAGAAGTACCTGCTGACGATTGCCGCGCCGGGCGGGGGCGATAACAACTCCAACTATGAATGGGCGAAGTTGAGTCAGTCTCTCGACTGGATCAACGTGATGGCGTATGACCTGCACGGACTTTGGGAAGCCAAGACGAATTTCAATGCTCCGCTGTATAGTTCATCCGGCGACCCCGGCAGCGCCTCTCAAACGGTGGATGCCAGCATCCGCAACTACTTGACTGCAGGCATCCCGCCGGAGAAGATCGTGTTAGGCGTCCCGTTCTATGGACATGGATGGCAGGGCGTGCCTGAAGAGAATAACGGTTTGTTCCAGTCCAATACAGGCGGCGCGCCCGGTAAATACGAAGCGGGTTCTTTTTACTATACCGAACTCAAAGCCGATTACTTTGAAACGTATACCCGCTATTGGAACGACGAGTCGCAGGTTCCGTGGTTGTACAACCCCTCCACGAAAATCTTCATCAGTTACGAAGACCCCGAATCGATTGCCGCAAAAGCGGGCTACGCAAAAGATCAGGGACTTGGCGGCGTGATGATCTGGGAATTGAGTCAAGGCGACGATGATATGCTGGACGCGATCCAGACCGGGTTTGAGAAGGGCGGCTTGCCTCATATCGTCCCGACGGTAGGCCCCAATGCGTTATTAGTTCCGCGCCCCTTCACGATGGAACTCCATAGGATCAGCGGAATCACAATTGACGGCAAATTAGACGATTGGTCCGCCGAGCCGAGTTTCGTCTTGAACGACGCCTCGCAGATCGCTCATACGGTCGCGCCAGATAGTTGGAAGGGACCGCAAGACTTATCCGCCGAAGTCTGGCAAGGCTGGTCTGAGGAAGGATTGTATTTTGCCCTCAAGGTGGTGGACGACGTGCATTATCAAACCGTCGCCGATACCGATCTCTGGCACGGAGATTATGCCGAGTGGCAGTTTGATACGCAACTCGAAAAAGATTACAACAACCCGGGCATGAACAACGACGATTACCAGATCGGCGTCTCGGTCGGCGATTTTGCCGGCGTTCCCCCGATTGCCTTCGCTTGGTTCAATGGACCCGACGCCTCGAACGTCATTGCGATCCAGCAGGCTCAGGTCCAAACCGAGGATGGCTACATTTTGGAGGTATTCATCCCGAAGGAGCTCCTCAAAGACATCACCCTTTCCGAAGGGGCGGTATTTGGGATGAACGTCAGCCTCAGCGACACGGACAGCGCGAGCACACAGCAGAAAGTGATGCTGTCCACTTCGGCGACACGCATCTACACCGATCCGCGCACGTTTGGAAAAATAATCCTGGTTAAATAATTGACGTTACTGTCTCTCGTAATGCGACATTTATGTCGCACTTGCGCAAGAACAGCCTGGAACGCGAGTAAATAATTGACGTTACACGGTCAAGCCACAGAGACGCCGAGAAATAATAAAAATATTTTCTCGGCGTCTTCGTGACTCTGCGGCAGCAATACGCAGGATGAATCATGTGGGATTTTCGTCGGGAACAATCGGAAATAATGCCATGATTTCAGCGGGGATTGGGAGAGGTCTGCCTGTAGTTAGGTTGACGAAGAACCACAACGTCTGGCCTCTGGCAATCACCTTGTTATCAGCCGTCCTGACGAATTCATACTTGCGAACCGCTCGCGAAAGTTTTTCCTCAGCGATCCACGTGCGGACTTCGAGTTCATCGCCGAGAAAAGCAGGCGCGAGATACTCAATGCGATGTTCGCGCGCAAACCATCCCGTATTTTCGGGTTGCTTGAATTCGGGAATCGCCTGCGGGTGACGGGTGGCGGCATCCTGCATCCATTGCACGTAGATCACGTTATTGACGTGACCATACTCGTCAATGGCGCTTTGTGGAACTGTGAAAGTATGTTTAAAGAGGGGAAGTGGCGGCATGTCCCCAAGTGTACACCAAACAGAAAGACCTCACAGGTCTTCAAGACCTGTGAGGTCTAAAGTAGTTAACTCGTCAAAGATTTGATCTTGCCGATGAACTCATCCATGCCGAAGGGCTTGGTGATGTAATCCGTCGCGCCGACGCTTTTGGCTTTCGCTTTACTTTCGGCATCATCCTTCGCGCTGACGATCACAATCGGAATCTTTGCAAACTTTGGATCGTTACGCAGGAGTTCGCACAATTCAAAACCTGTCAGGTCGGGCATCATCAAGTCCAGCGTGATCAGGTCGGGATTCACAGAATGAGCAGTCTCCATGGCTTTCAGGCTGTCGTTGACCGTCGTCGGCTGGTGTCCGTTCATGCTGACAAGCACTTGCATCAAGTTGGTGATGGTGACATCGTCGTCCACGATGAGAATTTTAGGCATGGGGGGTATCTTACCAAGCGATTGCCGAATGGGGAAGCCAGCAAAAGCGCGAATCGCTTTACAAAATCGTTTATGCCGCGCGGTCTTTTTGTGTTTTGATCTCGCCCGCGAGATAGGCTTTGATGAGCGCCTGCACGCATGCGTCGTCGAAATGCGAACCCGAATCTTTTTGCATTTTGTTCAAGACTTCCTCCACGTCGAGCGCGGCGCGGTAGGGACGGTCGGAGGTCAGCGCGTCGAACACATCGGAGACGGCGACGATTCTTCCGAACAGTGAAATTTGGTCGCCCGTAAGGTGGTTTGGGTAACCCGTCCCATCGATGTGTTCATGATGTTCCGCCAGCGCAGGGATTTCGTTGCGCAACAGCCGCACGTTTTGCATAATGCTCGCTCCGATGGCGGGATGTTGTTTCATCGTGTTGATTTCATCCTCCGTCAAATGACCTGGCTTGCTGAGGATGGTATCGGGGATGCCGATCTTGCCGATGTCGTGGAGTAATGCGCCAATCCGCAGTTGATGGATGATCTCAGGAGAGAGTTTCATTTGTTTGCCAATGGCAACCGAAAATTCACTGACGCGTTGCGAGTGTCCGTTCGTGTACGGGTCTTTCGCGTCGATGGAGGCGACCATGGCTTGGATCGTGTCGAGGAAGAGTTCGTTCGCGTCGCCGTAGAGTTTGGCGATCTGGAAAACCGTCGCGGCTTGCTTTGCCAACGTTTGTAGTAAATCGGCATCTTCGGTGGTGAAGTAGCCGTCCACGCGGTTGATGGCTTCAAGCCCGCCGATGATCTGCGGTTGGGCGGACCCAAGTTCCTGTCCGAGTTGAACCGCTTGTGTGATGAGAGGAACAGCGATCAATGAGGTGGTTGTGATTCCCGTGATGGGTTCAGCGTCTTTGAAGTGTCGATCATCTGCGTGAACATTTGGAACGAAGATGATGTCGCCGCTTTCGATTGCCGCGCCGATGATTCCCTGTCCGCGTGGGACGCGCAGCGCGGGGACCTTCGACTCGCTTGAGGAGATGTGCAAGACAATGTCGTTGCGCTCTTCGTCAATGAGGAATAACGACGCGTGTTCGGCGTGGAGCAAGTCGCGGGCGTAGCGAACGATGAGGTGGAGAACCAGGTCGCGGTCCAGATTCGAACCGATGATCCCGATGATGTCAATCAACGCTTCGAGTCGCGCTGTCCGTTGTTGACTGGCTTCCAGCAACATCGCTTTCTCGATCTCGGATGCCATCCGCGCGCCGAGCATCTGCATGATTTGTAGCGGCGTGTGGGAATAATTGAAAACTTGCACGACGCCGATGGGTTTGCCGCGCAAGAGCAGGGGAGTGGAGATGACGTTGCGAAGCCCCTCTGAACTGCGCGACACTTTTTGCCAGCGCGGATCGCGCGCGAGGTCTTCAATCACGAGCGGATCGAGTTGTGCCATCGTCGCGCCTGCGATGCCCGCGTTCGTTTTGATCCGTTTGCCGATTAAACTGTGGTCGCTGTTGGGTCCCCGAATAACTTTGAAAATGAGTTCGTCTTGTTCCGAGTCGAGCAAGTAAAGCGTGCCTGCGTTCCCGCCACAGACCTCGATGATGAGGTCGAGCATCTGGTTGAGGAGATCGTCCAGCTCGGTATTGCTGGCGATCTGGTTCGCGCGGGTGAGAATGTTGTAGAGTTGTGATGTTTCGTCGTCGGCTGGCGGTTTGGGCTTGCTTGCTTTTGCCATGAGGAGGATTATACGACTGGTTGAATTGAAATTTGAATGGTTAAAAAGTTAATCCCAAAGGTTCCCGTCGAGCAAGCCATGCTTGAGGAATTTCAGGTGCCGATAAAGCTACGATCCCACCGACGATGGCGCATGTAGTGTCGACATCTCCCAAGCCCTTGGCTGTATTCCATAATGCATCTTCAAAATCATCCAAATGGTGCGCGGCGCTCCACAAACAAAATGGAACCGTATCTTGCGCTGAAACTTTTTCTCCTGAACCCAGTTGTTTCATTGCGTCAATGATCGCGTCGGATGGAATTTGCATTGCCAACTCGGTGTTAGTCTTTACCACTCCATCGGGAATGTGGGGAATCACAGCCTTTAGAAAGTCATTTCCTTTTGGAAATGGTCGGTTGGTTGCAATCGCGGCGGCGACCGCGACTGCTATAGCCCCAGCCCTCCCTTCACTGTGGTAATGAGTAACCTCTGCGGATAATTCCGCTTCCTTTTTTGCTCGATCAAGATCGCTGTAGAAGAAAGCGCCAATCGGCGCGACGCGCATGGCGCTGCCATTTCCGAAAGAGCCAGTGCCGAACAGGGTCGGAGAAATGTCCCGCCAGCTCCCTCCTTTTGCAACTTTACCTAGCAGGCGATGGGCGCCTCCCGCATATCCGCGATTAGGATCTTGCTTGTATCTTTTGGCAAACAATGCAATCAATTCGTCTTGATCGATTCGGTTGAACTCCTTGAGAATTTCGACAATAGACAGAGCCATATGTGTATCATCTGTCCAGTTCCAAAAAGTCTGTGGTAGATCGGCGAATGCCGTCTCGAACGGAGAACGACGAAAGAATAGCTCGCCAAACGAGTCGCCAACAGACAAGCCATCTAAGCTTTTGATTGCATTCGAGAGAGCAATATCGATTTCCATTTTTCTCCATAAATGCTACCCCGCCAACAGCGAATCCACCGCCTCTGCCAATTCCCTCAAATTGCTGACCTTCAACACATTGTTGCACATCGGCGCGTACCTGGGCATGTCGCTGTCATCGTGCTACTTTTCCGCCACCTGCCGCGCGGTTGACCTTTGTGTGCTGTATCTTCGCGCGGGCATTTTCTCTGTCAAGCGGATCAAAGAGCGCAAGGCTTCGTTG from Candidatus Defluviilinea gracilis includes the following:
- a CDS encoding response regulator, giving the protein MPKILIVDDDVTITNLMQVLVSMNGHQPTTVNDSLKAMETAHSVNPDLITLDLMMPDLTGFELCELLRNDPKFAKIPIVIVSAKDDAESKAKAKSVGATDYITKPFGMDEFIGKIKSLTS
- a CDS encoding ADP-ribosylglycohydrolase family protein produces the protein MEIDIALSNAIKSLDGLSVGDSFGELFFRRSPFETAFADLPQTFWNWTDDTHMALSIVEILKEFNRIDQDELIALFAKRYKQDPNRGYAGGAHRLLGKVAKGGSWRDISPTLFGTGSFGNGSAMRVAPIGAFFYSDLDRAKKEAELSAEVTHYHSEGRAGAIAVAVAAAIATNRPFPKGNDFLKAVIPHIPDGVVKTNTELAMQIPSDAIIDAMKQLGSGEKVSAQDTVPFCLWSAAHHLDDFEDALWNTAKGLGDVDTTCAIVGGIVALSAPEIPQAWLARREPLGLTF
- a CDS encoding acyl-CoA thioesterase, whose amino-acid sequence is MPPLPLFKHTFTVPQSAIDEYGHVNNVIYVQWMQDAATRHPQAIPEFKQPENTGWFAREHRIEYLAPAFLGDELEVRTWIAEEKLSRAVRKYEFVRTADNKVIARGQTLWFFVNLTTGRPLPIPAEIMALFPIVPDENPT
- a CDS encoding GAF domain-containing protein — its product is MAKASKPKPPADDETSQLYNILTRANQIASNTELDDLLNQMLDLIIEVCGGNAGTLYLLDSEQDELIFKVIRGPNSDHSLIGKRIKTNAGIAGATMAQLDPLVIEDLARDPRWQKVSRSSEGLRNVISTPLLLRGKPIGVVQVFNYSHTPLQIMQMLGARMASEIEKAMLLEASQQRTARLEALIDIIGIIGSNLDRDLVLHLIVRYARDLLHAEHASLFLIDEERNDIVLHISSSESKVPALRVPRGQGIIGAAIESGDIIFVPNVHADDRHFKDAEPITGITTTSLIAVPLITQAVQLGQELGSAQPQIIGGLEAINRVDGYFTTEDADLLQTLAKQAATVFQIAKLYGDANELFLDTIQAMVASIDAKDPYTNGHSQRVSEFSVAIGKQMKLSPEIIHQLRIGALLHDIGKIGIPDTILSKPGHLTEDEINTMKQHPAIGASIMQNVRLLRNEIPALAEHHEHIDGTGYPNHLTGDQISLFGRIVAVSDVFDALTSDRPYRAALDVEEVLNKMQKDSGSHFDDACVQALIKAYLAGEIKTQKDRAA